A genomic window from Bradyrhizobium lupini includes:
- the glmS gene encoding glutamine--fructose-6-phosphate transaminase (isomerizing), translated as MCGIVGILGRQPVAEQLVDSLKRLEYRGYDSAGVATLEGKHLERRRAEGKLKNLEKRLEAEPLKGTTGIGHTRWATHGKPTVNNAHPHATERVAVVHNGIIENFRELREELEKKGTVFHTQTDTEIVLHLVDDLLTRGNKPVEAVKLTLARLRGAFALGFIFAGEDDLMIGARNGPPLAIGYGDGEMYLGSDAIALGPFTDTISYLEDGDWVVLTHTSASIFDKDGHAVQREKTKHAASTSLVDKANYRHFMAKEIHEQPEVVGHTLARYVDMATERVSLPVKLPFDFKNIQRINITACGTASYAGFVAKYWFERFARVPVEVDVASEFRYREAPLRKGDLAIFISQSGETADTLAALRYAKAQGVHTVAVVNVPTSTIARESETVLPTLAGPEIGVASTKAFTCQLMVLANLAIAAGKARGELTDEDETKLVHGLVEIPRLMSDALTTELQIEKLAREIAKSRDVLYLGRGTSFPLALEGALKLKEISYIHAEGYAAGELKHGPIALIDETMPVVVIAPYDRVFEKTVSNMQEVAARGGKIILMTDAKGAQEATVESLVTIVMPDMAAAFTPMVYAVPVQLLAYHTAVIMGTDVDQPRNLAKSVTVE; from the coding sequence ATGTGCGGGATTGTCGGCATTCTCGGGCGCCAGCCGGTTGCAGAGCAATTGGTGGATTCGCTCAAACGTCTTGAATATCGCGGCTATGATTCCGCGGGCGTCGCCACGCTCGAGGGCAAGCATCTCGAGCGCCGCCGCGCCGAGGGCAAGCTGAAGAATCTGGAGAAGCGGCTGGAGGCCGAGCCGCTCAAGGGCACGACCGGAATCGGTCACACCCGCTGGGCCACCCACGGAAAGCCGACCGTGAACAATGCGCACCCGCACGCGACCGAGCGTGTCGCCGTCGTTCACAACGGCATCATCGAGAATTTCCGCGAGCTGCGCGAGGAGCTCGAAAAGAAAGGCACGGTGTTCCACACCCAGACCGACACCGAGATCGTGCTGCATCTCGTCGACGACCTGCTCACGCGCGGCAACAAGCCGGTGGAAGCGGTGAAATTGACGCTGGCGCGGCTGCGCGGCGCGTTCGCACTCGGCTTCATCTTCGCGGGCGAGGACGATTTGATGATCGGCGCGCGCAACGGTCCGCCGCTCGCGATCGGCTATGGTGACGGCGAGATGTATCTCGGCTCCGACGCCATCGCGCTCGGGCCGTTCACCGACACGATCAGCTATCTCGAGGACGGCGACTGGGTCGTGCTGACCCATACAAGCGCTTCGATCTTCGACAAGGACGGCCATGCCGTCCAGCGCGAGAAGACCAAGCACGCGGCCTCGACCTCGCTGGTCGACAAGGCCAATTACCGCCACTTCATGGCCAAGGAGATCCACGAGCAGCCGGAAGTGGTCGGCCACACGCTGGCACGCTATGTCGACATGGCGACCGAGCGGGTCTCGCTGCCGGTCAAGCTGCCGTTCGACTTCAAGAACATCCAGCGCATCAACATCACGGCTTGCGGCACTGCGAGCTACGCCGGCTTCGTCGCAAAATACTGGTTCGAGCGTTTCGCGCGCGTGCCGGTCGAGGTCGATGTCGCCTCCGAATTCCGCTACCGCGAGGCGCCGTTGCGCAAGGGTGATCTCGCCATCTTCATCTCGCAGTCGGGCGAGACCGCCGACACCTTGGCCGCGCTGCGCTACGCCAAGGCCCAAGGCGTGCACACGGTGGCCGTCGTCAACGTGCCGACCTCGACGATCGCGCGCGAAAGCGAGACCGTGCTACCAACGCTGGCCGGCCCAGAGATCGGCGTCGCCTCGACCAAGGCGTTCACTTGCCAGCTCATGGTGCTGGCAAATCTTGCGATCGCGGCCGGCAAGGCCCGCGGCGAACTGACCGACGAGGACGAGACCAAGCTCGTTCACGGGCTCGTCGAAATCCCGCGTTTGATGTCGGATGCGCTCACCACCGAGCTCCAGATCGAGAAGCTCGCGCGCGAGATCGCGAAATCTCGCGACGTGCTCTATCTCGGTCGCGGCACCAGCTTCCCGCTCGCCCTCGAAGGGGCGTTGAAGCTGAAGGAGATCTCCTACATCCACGCCGAGGGCTATGCCGCCGGCGAGCTCAAGCACGGCCCGATCGCGCTGATCGACGAGACCATGCCTGTCGTCGTCATCGCGCCCTACGACCGGGTGTTCGAAAAGACCGTCTCCAACATGCAGGAGGTCGCCGCTCGCGGCGGCAAGATCATCCTGATGACCGACGCCAAAGGCGCGCAGGAGGCAACCGTCGAGTCCCTCGTCACCATCGTCATGCCCGATATGGCGGCGGCGTTCACGCCGATGGTCTATGCGGTCCCGGTTCAGCTGCTCGCCTATCATACGGCGGTCATCATGGGGACCGATGTCGACCAGCCGCGCAATCTCGCGAAATCCGTGACGGTGGAATAG
- a CDS encoding DUF502 domain-containing protein: MNPRDDAPAPLDAVLEPHTGLIGRFRNYFLTGLIVTGPIAITLYLVWWFVTWVDGVVRPFVPLAYRPETYLPYVIPGWGLIVAFFTLTLVGFLAANLIGRTLVDVGETFLGRIPAVRAIYRGLKQVFETLFSGKGSSFRKVGLVEFPSPGMWSIVLISQAPNEDVSRSLPGQEEHVSVFLPCSPNPTTGFFFYVPKSKIVEVDMSTEDAATLIMSAGVVQPGSAPDSKKAAALAGMANAARIANASAAVQPQPAKVE; this comes from the coding sequence ATGAACCCCCGTGACGACGCGCCTGCGCCTCTTGATGCCGTGCTCGAGCCGCATACCGGCCTGATCGGCCGCTTCCGTAACTATTTCCTCACCGGCCTCATCGTGACGGGGCCGATTGCGATCACGCTGTATCTGGTCTGGTGGTTCGTCACCTGGGTCGATGGCGTGGTGCGGCCGTTCGTGCCGCTGGCCTATCGGCCCGAGACTTATCTGCCCTATGTCATTCCCGGCTGGGGGCTGATCGTCGCATTCTTCACGTTGACGCTGGTCGGCTTCCTCGCGGCCAATTTGATCGGCCGGACACTGGTCGATGTCGGCGAGACCTTCCTCGGCCGCATCCCGGCGGTACGCGCCATCTACCGCGGCCTGAAGCAGGTGTTCGAGACGCTGTTCTCGGGCAAGGGCTCGAGCTTCCGCAAAGTCGGCCTGGTTGAGTTTCCCTCGCCGGGCATGTGGTCGATCGTGCTGATCTCGCAAGCGCCGAACGAGGACGTCTCCCGCAGCCTGCCGGGTCAGGAGGAGCACGTCTCGGTGTTCCTGCCGTGCTCGCCGAACCCGACGACCGGCTTCTTCTTCTATGTGCCCAAGAGCAAGATCGTCGAGGTCGACATGAGCACCGAGGATGCCGCGACGCTGATCATGTCGGCCGGCGTCGTGCAGCCGGGCTCAGCGCCCGATTCGAAGAAGGCAGCGGCGCTGGCGGGCATGGCGAATGCCGCGCGTATTGCCAACGCCTCGGCGGCGGTGCAGCCCCAGCCTGCGAAGGTGGAGTAG
- a CDS encoding NAD(P)-dependent oxidoreductase: MSKTIAILAPGAMGSAVARRLGEHGARVLTSLRGRSEATRKRATDAGMIGAEDDAIADADIILSIVPPGEAVALAERLAGLIVRREKKPVVVDCNAVNVDTVMRIEEIIGSAQAPFVDAGIIGFPPQPGGKSPAFYMSGEHAKDVAVLKDFGLDVRIVEGPVGAASALKMSYAGIVKGLAGIGAAMVVAATKAGAADALRDELALSQPAVLARLEVALPDMIPKAYRWVAEMREISGFLGPDHPASQVYEGFARWFDHLAEDAKGEAADTDLMKAFAARIAQKKS; encoded by the coding sequence ATGTCCAAAACTATTGCGATCCTCGCGCCCGGTGCCATGGGCAGTGCCGTGGCCCGCCGTCTCGGCGAGCACGGTGCGCGTGTGCTGACGTCGTTGAGAGGGCGGAGCGAAGCGACGCGCAAACGCGCCACGGATGCCGGCATGATCGGCGCCGAGGACGACGCGATCGCGGACGCCGACATCATCCTGTCGATCGTGCCGCCGGGCGAAGCCGTGGCGCTCGCCGAGCGGCTGGCCGGGCTGATCGTCCGGCGCGAGAAGAAGCCGGTCGTGGTCGATTGCAATGCCGTCAACGTCGATACCGTGATGAGGATCGAGGAGATCATCGGCTCGGCACAGGCGCCGTTCGTCGATGCCGGCATCATCGGGTTCCCGCCCCAGCCCGGTGGCAAGAGCCCGGCCTTCTACATGTCGGGCGAGCACGCCAAGGATGTCGCCGTGCTGAAGGATTTCGGGCTCGACGTGCGGATCGTCGAAGGGCCGGTCGGTGCCGCGTCCGCGCTGAAAATGTCCTATGCCGGGATCGTCAAGGGCCTCGCCGGGATCGGCGCGGCGATGGTGGTCGCGGCAACGAAAGCGGGGGCTGCGGATGCGCTGCGCGACGAACTCGCACTCAGCCAGCCCGCGGTTCTGGCCCGGCTCGAAGTCGCGCTGCCGGACATGATTCCGAAAGCCTATCGCTGGGTCGCGGAGATGCGGGAGATTTCCGGCTTCCTCGGCCCCGATCATCCGGCGAGCCAGGTTTACGAAGGCTTTGCGCGCTGGTTCGACCACCTCGCCGAGGATGCGAAAGGCGAGGCGGCGGATACCGACCTGATGAAGGCATTCGCCGCGCGCATCGCGCAGAAGAAATCCTGA
- a CDS encoding AAA family ATPase translates to MRRIIVVGCQGSGKTSLSRNLGQKLALPVVHLDVLYWRPGWKPSDKPNFRARVTEAIAGDAWVVDGSFSGLAFDLTLARADTLVVIDRPRWLCQWRILLRSAFDRDKARPDLPEGCPEQFDWKLMREAWRYDTERAPVIEAERMQYGADVPVVRLRRDRDIQGFLDLAARHMMDGGDVRRDDQDFFCAMRAANAFIRSVSAASPFASSARWSNQRAKPS, encoded by the coding sequence ATGCGCCGGATCATCGTTGTAGGCTGTCAGGGTAGCGGAAAGACGAGCCTCTCCCGAAATCTCGGGCAAAAGCTCGCGCTGCCGGTGGTGCATCTCGACGTGCTCTACTGGCGGCCGGGATGGAAGCCATCCGACAAACCGAACTTCCGAGCACGGGTTACTGAGGCGATCGCGGGCGACGCATGGGTTGTCGACGGCAGCTTCTCGGGACTTGCCTTCGATCTCACGCTCGCGCGCGCCGATACGCTGGTCGTCATCGACCGCCCGCGCTGGCTCTGCCAGTGGCGCATTCTCCTGCGATCCGCCTTCGATCGCGACAAGGCCCGGCCTGATCTCCCAGAGGGGTGCCCCGAGCAGTTCGACTGGAAATTGATGCGCGAGGCGTGGCGCTACGACACCGAGCGCGCGCCTGTCATCGAGGCCGAGCGTATGCAGTATGGCGCTGACGTTCCGGTCGTGCGCTTGAGACGCGATCGAGACATCCAGGGGTTTCTGGATCTCGCTGCACGGCACATGATGGATGGCGGTGACGTGAGACGGGACGATCAGGATTTCTTCTGCGCGATGCGCGCGGCGAATGCCTTCATCAGGTCGGTATCCGCCGCCTCGCCTTTCGCATCCTCGGCGAGGTGGTCGAACCAGCGCGCAAAGCCTTCGTAA
- a CDS encoding helix-turn-helix domain-containing protein: MKATASALKTRASSAGALLRQWRDIRGKTQLDLSFDAGVSQKHISFVESGRSVPSRQMLLDLAQALDVPLRERNELLLAAGYAPSYSEPALEAPAMTSINRALQRMLRQHEPFPAIVMDRYWNVLMTNEAAPLLFNCFIDMSARPAPRNLLHLMFDPEGMRPFIANWPQTARGLLARVYREAVGHVVDIRTKALLEELSQYPGVKPEWRAPSASDAMPMIPLSFVKDGVTLDYFSLITTVGTPQTVTGEELRLECMFPANEGTEAEHGRFLRAHAG, from the coding sequence ATGAAAGCGACGGCCAGTGCCCTCAAGACGCGCGCCAGTTCCGCGGGCGCGCTGCTGCGTCAATGGCGGGACATTCGCGGCAAGACGCAGCTCGACCTGTCCTTCGACGCCGGCGTCTCGCAGAAGCACATCAGCTTCGTCGAGAGCGGCCGCAGCGTTCCGAGCCGCCAGATGCTGCTCGACCTTGCGCAAGCCCTCGACGTGCCCTTGCGCGAACGCAACGAGCTGCTGCTGGCCGCCGGCTATGCGCCGTCCTATTCCGAGCCCGCGCTCGAGGCGCCCGCCATGACGAGCATCAACCGTGCCCTGCAACGCATGCTGCGTCAGCACGAGCCGTTTCCCGCCATCGTCATGGACCGGTACTGGAACGTGCTGATGACCAATGAGGCCGCGCCGCTTCTGTTCAATTGCTTCATCGACATGTCCGCACGGCCGGCGCCACGAAACCTGCTGCATCTTATGTTCGATCCGGAGGGCATGCGCCCTTTTATCGCGAACTGGCCGCAGACCGCACGCGGGCTGCTGGCGCGGGTGTATCGCGAGGCAGTCGGACACGTGGTTGACATCAGGACGAAGGCGTTGCTGGAGGAGCTGTCGCAATACCCCGGGGTGAAGCCGGAATGGCGTGCGCCGTCGGCATCCGATGCGATGCCGATGATCCCGTTGTCCTTCGTCAAGGACGGTGTGACGCTGGACTACTTCTCCCTGATCACGACGGTTGGAACGCCGCAGACGGTGACGGGGGAGGAGCTGCGGCTCGAGTGCATGTTCCCCGCCAACGAGGGGACCGAAGCCGAGCACGGCAGGTTCTTGCGCGCGCACGCCGGTTGA
- the panE gene encoding 2-dehydropantoate 2-reductase, producing MRVLVIGAGALGGYYGARLVRAGGDVNFLVRAGRAEQLRRNGLQVVSPQGDFAVQPKIILANDLKETFDVVLVGVKSYSLDDAMAQFAPAVGAHTMILPILNGLKHVDALTARFGAAQVLGGLANVSAGLDADGRVVQFMANQTIVFGEIGGSLSERVLALETLLHVPGIDVRASEAIMQDMWEKFVQLSTLAGITCLMRASIGDILAVPNGEQSIFRLFAECCAVATASGFEPRAPFIEFDRKLFTTPDSPLKASMLRDIERGSVTEAEHILGDMANRARALGIDTPLLDLARAHVAAYEIGRQRAAS from the coding sequence ATGAGAGTGCTTGTGATCGGCGCGGGAGCGCTCGGAGGCTACTACGGAGCGCGCCTGGTCCGAGCCGGCGGCGACGTGAACTTTCTGGTGCGGGCCGGGCGTGCGGAGCAATTGCGGCGGAATGGATTGCAGGTCGTGAGCCCGCAGGGCGATTTCGCCGTGCAGCCGAAGATCATCCTGGCCAACGACCTCAAGGAAACGTTCGACGTCGTGCTCGTCGGGGTGAAATCCTACTCGCTCGACGATGCGATGGCCCAGTTTGCCCCGGCCGTTGGCGCCCACACGATGATTTTGCCGATCCTCAACGGGCTGAAACATGTCGACGCCCTGACGGCGCGGTTCGGCGCCGCTCAGGTTCTCGGCGGGCTCGCGAACGTCAGTGCCGGGCTCGATGCGGATGGCCGCGTCGTTCAGTTCATGGCCAATCAGACCATCGTCTTCGGCGAAATCGGGGGGTCGTTGAGCGAGCGTGTGCTCGCCCTGGAGACGCTGCTGCACGTGCCCGGTATCGACGTGCGCGCCAGCGAAGCGATCATGCAGGACATGTGGGAGAAATTCGTCCAGCTCTCGACGCTCGCCGGCATCACCTGCCTGATGCGTGCAAGCATCGGAGACATTCTGGCCGTTCCGAACGGCGAGCAATCCATCTTCCGCCTGTTTGCCGAATGCTGCGCCGTCGCCACGGCCTCGGGTTTTGAGCCGCGAGCGCCTTTCATCGAGTTTGACCGGAAGCTGTTCACGACCCCGGATTCCCCGCTCAAGGCCTCGATGCTGCGTGATATCGAGCGCGGCTCGGTCACCGAGGCGGAGCATATCCTCGGCGATATGGCCAACCGGGCTCGTGCACTCGGCATCGACACGCCCCTGCTGGATCTCGCCCGAGCGCATGTGGCGGCTTATGAGATTGGGCGGCAACGAGCGGCCAGCTAA
- the recG gene encoding ATP-dependent DNA helicase RecG, with the protein MRPSLLNPLFAPVTSLPGVGPKQDKLLQYLLSRNETPRLVDLLLHLPSQVIDRRARPKIRDAVQGTMVTLEVTVDRHRPPPPRNARAPYLVYASDDTGDVVLTFFRAKPGYVEKLLPIGEKRFVSGTLQMYDAVPQIVHPDRVLDEEAISKLSGIDPVYPLTEGLALGSLRRAVAQALQKLPALPEWISPEVLRRCGFPPIAEALTRVHQPVELTDILPDQPFWSRLAFDELLAGQLALALIRAQLRRPAGVRNAGDGHLRNKIIDALPYALTTSQRDAAAAIANDLQQPVRMLRLLQGDVGSGKTVVALLAAAAVTEVGKQAALMAPTEILARQHIKTIAPLAERAGMRVAILTGREKGKERRDLLAQLEAGEIDLLVGTHALIQDDVIFSDLALAVVDEQHRFGVRERLALTAKGEAVDVLVLSATPIPRTLVLTYFGDMDISELREKPAGRQPIETRTISMSRLGEVTDSIGRALESGKLVYWICPLVEESEAEGTEHLTNATKRFETLQKRFGDRVGLVHGQMKGTEKDRVMGQFAAHEIGLLVATTVVEVGVDVPAATIMVIENAERFGLAQLHQLRGRIGRGSEASTCLLLYSEPLGEMSKARLKVIRETTDGFRIAEEDLKLRGEGDVLGVRQSGLPGYRIARSEVHGQLITQARDEALRILKDDPKLKGERGEALRCLLYLYERDEAIPLIGAG; encoded by the coding sequence ATGCGCCCCAGCCTGCTCAACCCGCTGTTTGCCCCCGTGACCAGCCTGCCCGGCGTCGGTCCGAAGCAGGACAAGCTGCTGCAATATCTGCTCAGCCGCAATGAGACGCCGCGGCTGGTCGATCTGTTGCTGCATTTGCCGAGCCAGGTGATCGACCGTCGCGCCCGGCCGAAGATCCGCGACGCCGTGCAGGGAACCATGGTGACGCTGGAGGTCACGGTCGACCGCCACCGCCCGCCCCCGCCGCGCAATGCGCGCGCGCCCTACCTCGTTTACGCCAGCGACGACACCGGCGACGTCGTGCTGACGTTCTTCCGCGCAAAGCCCGGCTATGTCGAGAAGCTGCTGCCGATCGGCGAGAAGCGCTTCGTCTCCGGCACGCTCCAGATGTACGACGCCGTCCCGCAGATCGTGCATCCCGACCGGGTGCTGGACGAGGAGGCGATTTCCAAACTCTCCGGCATCGATCCCGTCTATCCCTTGACCGAGGGCCTTGCACTCGGCTCGCTGCGCCGTGCGGTCGCGCAGGCGCTGCAGAAGCTCCCGGCACTGCCGGAATGGATCAGCCCGGAGGTGCTGCGCCGCTGCGGCTTCCCGCCGATCGCCGAGGCGCTCACCCGCGTGCACCAGCCGGTCGAGCTCACCGACATTCTGCCCGACCAGCCGTTCTGGTCGCGCCTCGCCTTCGACGAACTCCTGGCCGGGCAACTTGCGCTTGCCCTGATCCGCGCCCAATTGCGACGCCCGGCCGGTGTGCGCAACGCCGGCGACGGGCACCTCCGCAACAAAATCATCGATGCCCTGCCCTATGCGCTGACAACCTCCCAGCGCGACGCAGCAGCCGCCATCGCCAATGATCTACAACAGCCGGTGCGCATGTTGCGCCTGCTCCAGGGCGACGTCGGCTCCGGCAAGACCGTGGTCGCGCTGCTGGCCGCCGCTGCCGTCACTGAGGTCGGCAAGCAGGCCGCCTTGATGGCGCCGACCGAAATTCTGGCTCGTCAGCATATCAAGACCATCGCGCCGCTCGCCGAGCGCGCGGGCATGCGGGTCGCGATCCTCACCGGCCGCGAAAAGGGCAAGGAGCGGCGTGACCTGCTGGCACAACTCGAAGCCGGCGAGATCGACCTGCTCGTCGGCACCCATGCGCTGATCCAGGACGACGTGATCTTTAGCGATCTCGCCCTCGCCGTCGTCGACGAGCAGCATCGTTTTGGCGTGCGCGAGCGGCTGGCGCTGACGGCAAAGGGCGAGGCCGTCGACGTGCTGGTGCTGAGCGCCACGCCGATTCCGCGCACGCTGGTGCTGACCTATTTCGGCGACATGGACATCAGCGAGCTCAGGGAGAAGCCGGCCGGCCGCCAGCCGATCGAAACTCGCACCATATCGATGAGCCGCCTCGGCGAGGTCACCGACAGCATCGGCCGCGCGCTCGAATCCGGCAAGCTGGTCTACTGGATCTGCCCGCTGGTCGAGGAATCCGAGGCCGAGGGTACCGAGCACCTGACCAATGCGACCAAGCGCTTCGAAACCCTGCAAAAGCGTTTCGGCGACCGTGTCGGCCTCGTCCACGGCCAGATGAAGGGCACCGAGAAGGACCGCGTCATGGGCCAGTTCGCCGCCCACGAGATCGGTCTGCTGGTCGCGACCACCGTGGTCGAGGTCGGTGTCGACGTGCCGGCGGCGACCATCATGGTGATCGAGAACGCCGAACGCTTTGGCCTCGCCCAGCTTCATCAATTGCGCGGCCGCATCGGGCGCGGCTCGGAGGCCTCGACCTGTCTGCTGCTCTACTCCGAGCCGCTCGGCGAGATGTCGAAAGCACGGCTGAAGGTGATCCGCGAGACCACCGACGGCTTTCGGATCGCCGAGGAAGATCTGAAGCTGCGCGGCGAAGGCGATGTGCTCGGCGTGCGCCAGAGCGGCCTGCCCGGCTACCGCATCGCCCGCTCGGAGGTGCACGGCCAGCTCATCACGCAGGCCCGCGACGAGGCGCTGCGCATCCTGAAGGACGATCCAAAACTCAAGGGCGAGCGCGGCGAGGCACTGCGCTGCCTGCTGTATCTGTATGAGCGGGATGAAGCGATCCCGCTGATCGGAGCGGGTTAG
- a CDS encoding succinate dehydrogenase assembly factor 2, with the protein MTGTTRSSNGLDDRRKRLLFRCWHRGTREMDLILGRFADAEIGNLSDDELTQLETLLEEADPDLYAAITGDKVLAADVIGPLFARIKGFPIADRDV; encoded by the coding sequence ATGACGGGAACGACACGATCGAGCAACGGGCTGGACGACCGCCGCAAGCGGCTTCTGTTCCGCTGCTGGCACCGCGGCACGCGCGAGATGGACCTGATCCTCGGCCGGTTCGCGGATGCCGAGATCGGCAATCTGTCCGATGACGAGCTGACGCAGCTCGAGACCCTGCTCGAAGAGGCCGATCCCGACCTCTATGCCGCCATCACCGGCGACAAGGTGCTTGCCGCCGACGTCATCGGCCCGCTGTTTGCGCGCATCAAGGGGTTTCCGATCGCGGACCGCGACGTATGA